The nucleotide sequence ATGGCCGCTTCCCGGTGAAGATCGAAGGGCGCGAGTTCACGCCTACCGAGATGCGGGTTATCCAGCTGCTGCTGAAAAACGTGTTCACCGATCTCGCCGAGGCCTGGCAACCGGTGATGGCGCTGGACTTCGAGTACCTCAACTCCGAGGTCAACCCGCACTTCGCCAATATCGTTGCCCCCAGCGAGATTCTGGTGGTGTCGAAGTTTCACGTCGATCTCGATGGCGCCGAAGGCGATCTCCATATCGTCATGCCCTACGCCATGATCGAGCCGATCCGCGAGCAACTCGATGCCGGGCTGCAGTCCGACCGCGGTGAACGCGATGACCGCTGGACCACCAACCTGCGGCAGCAGATCCAGAACGCGATGGTCGAGCTGTCGGCCCAACTGGCGGCCCCGCGACTTTCGCTACGCCAGCTGGTGGCGCTGAAGCCCGGCGACGTGATCCCCATCGAGATGCCGGAGCAGCTCGAGATTTGTGTCGACGACCTGCCAATGCTGTCGGGGACGCTGGGCGTCTCCCACGGCAAGCATGCCCTGAAGATCAACCATGTCCTGCGGCGCGAGCCGTCGGCCAAAGCCGCCTGAGGTGACCCGATGACCGTCTCCATTCAACCCGCTGCCGATGCAAAGCGTGCCGACCTTCCGACGCTGGAGGAATCGGCCAATGGCGCCGCCAGCGACGTCAACCTCGATGTGATTCTCGATGTCACCGTGACCCTCGCGATCGAGGTTGGCCGAACCCGAATCCCCATCCGCAACCTGTTGCAGCTGTCACAGGGCTCGGTGGTGGAGCTTGAGCGCGCCGCCGGCGAGCCGCTCGATGTCTACGTCAACGGCACCCTGATCGCCCATGGCGAGGTGGTGATGGTCAATGAAAAGTTCGGCGTCCGCCTGACCGATGTGGTCAGCCCTGCCGAACGTATCCGCAAGTTGCGCTGAGTGATGGAAACGGTCCCCGCCGGTCCGGGTCTTGGTGCTGCCGTGCAGATGTTGGTGATGCTGGCATTGGTGGTGGGTGTCATTCTCGTAGCGGGCCGCGCCGTGCGTCGATTCCGCTTGCTACCGCAGGCGGACGGACGGGTGAAGGTGTGCGCCGTCCAGCACCTCGGGCCGCGTCAGCAGTTGGTGCTGGTCGAGGTCGAAGGCGACAAGGTACTGGTAGGCGTCAGCCCCGCCGGGATCACCCGCCTGTGGTCCCGACCCAGCTTTGCAGCTGCGATGGACGAGGTGCCGTCATGAGATTGCGTCCGCTCGTGCTTGTGCTACCCCTCCTTCTGTTGGCAGGTGCTGACGCCGCAGTCGCGGCGGAGGCCGAAGTTGCGCTCGCGGGCGCCGCCCTGCCACAGATCCCGGCCCTGACCATGACGCCCACCGCAGACGGGGGGGCGCAGTGGAGCCTGAGCCTGCAGGTGCTGGGGGCGATGACCTTGCTCAGCGTGCTGCCGGCATTGCTGATGTGCACCACCGGCTTTGCCCGCATCCTGATCGTCCTGGCCTTGCTGCGGCAGGCATTGGGTACCGCCGGAACGCCCTCCAACCCCATTCTCATCGGCTTGGCGCTCTTGCTCACAGGCTTTGTGATGCAACCCACCTTCGAGCGAGCCTGGGTCGAAGGCGTGCAGCCCTACCTCGATGCCGAGATGGCGTTTGCCGATGCCGCGCCGAAGGCCGCCGATCCGTTGCGTCAGTTCATGCTGCAGCAGACCCGCGAGCAGGACCTGTTGCTGTTTGCCGAGCTGTCCGGGCATCCCGACGGGTTCAGCCGACCCGAGGATGTCCCGCTGACCGTGCTGGCGGCCGCTTTTCTCACCAGTGAGTTGAAGACCGCCTTTCAGATCGGATTTCTGCTGTTCGTGCCGTTCGTGGTGATCGATCTGGTGGTTGCCAGCGTGCTGATGAGCCTCGGCATGATGATGCTGTCGCCGATGATGATCTCGCTGCCGTTCAAATTGAT is from Flagellatimonas centrodinii and encodes:
- the fliM gene encoding flagellar motor switch protein FliM; amino-acid sequence: MSERGQDLLSQDEIDALLHGVDHGAVDTDAPPLPGEVRPIDLAGHDRIVRGRLPTLEMINERFARHYRISLFNLLRRSPELSIKGVEMLKFSDYVHSLYVPTNLNLIRIKPLRGTALVVFEPKLVFACVDTFFGGDGRFPVKIEGREFTPTEMRVIQLLLKNVFTDLAEAWQPVMALDFEYLNSEVNPHFANIVAPSEILVVSKFHVDLDGAEGDLHIVMPYAMIEPIREQLDAGLQSDRGERDDRWTTNLRQQIQNAMVELSAQLAAPRLSLRQLVALKPGDVIPIEMPEQLEICVDDLPMLSGTLGVSHGKHALKINHVLRREPSAKAA
- the fliN gene encoding flagellar motor switch protein FliN, whose amino-acid sequence is MTVSIQPAADAKRADLPTLEESANGAASDVNLDVILDVTVTLAIEVGRTRIPIRNLLQLSQGSVVELERAAGEPLDVYVNGTLIAHGEVVMVNEKFGVRLTDVVSPAERIRKLR
- the fliP gene encoding flagellar type III secretion system pore protein FliP (The bacterial flagellar biogenesis protein FliP forms a type III secretion system (T3SS)-type pore required for flagellar assembly.), coding for MRLRPLVLVLPLLLLAGADAAVAAEAEVALAGAALPQIPALTMTPTADGGAQWSLSLQVLGAMTLLSVLPALLMCTTGFARILIVLALLRQALGTAGTPSNPILIGLALLLTGFVMQPTFERAWVEGVQPYLDAEMAFADAAPKAADPLRQFMLQQTREQDLLLFAELSGHPDGFSRPEDVPLTVLAAAFLTSELKTAFQIGFLLFVPFVVIDLVVASVLMSLGMMMLSPMMISLPFKLMLFVLVDGWTLVAGSLVRSFG
- a CDS encoding FliO/MopB family protein yields the protein METVPAGPGLGAAVQMLVMLALVVGVILVAGRAVRRFRLLPQADGRVKVCAVQHLGPRQQLVLVEVEGDKVLVGVSPAGITRLWSRPSFAAAMDEVPS